The genomic stretch ccggactggccgtgaacggggaaatttatagtaagaaATGTCTTCCGAAAGCTGCGTCgatcatcaagaaataccgtaAGGGTGAAAACGTGGTTTACTGGAGGGATCTGCCgttggcccactactcgaagcaatcgttggaggagatgaagcgTCCCCTAGCTGGCTCCATCGAGAGTGTTCCTGGGCAaaactgaagcgtaagatctactccaacaattttgtcgcgcaaactgataaataaaacgaagaaagaacctaaaaacatgcctacacgcatgttttcgtccgccctTGTGATTGTTCCGATTAACTGCTGGAAGACCACCTTTGAACCTTCCCTATTTCTTACTACCCACTCAGGAAAATAGTGTGACACCGGCCCTGATCGACATTCGATTCATACATTTTCCAAAccatcctttttttttgtttggcctattttttttctcaaattttaaGACGATGCTCACTGGAAAGACCACTGATGTAGAAGTAATCACTGCATTAGGATGTTATTTTGagacaaagcaaagcaaagccatggtgctacattccgattctgagcttgaccttctgtttgctatacacagacttctcagccaaccgttaagtgtacaggacaattgcgggactaggcgctacgatcctactgacactaacagtctctctcgagtcgagactggtttgttaggccagtatcgtacctcgagaccaacttgGGAGGCTATATTTTGAGATTAATGACCGaaataatattgaaaacttGGAAAATTTCTGGAATTACTAATGTACCgctctcaaaaaaaaacaaaaaaaaaactagcttgAATTTTACACAAAAtgtaaacgttttttttttttttcaaaagtccggaaaattttcaaattcaagtttGATAGAAGGAATTAGAACCCCCTCAACACTGTTACTCCAATGGTTAGCGAATtcttattatattatattttgatTATATTTGAGATTAAATCTAAAACATATCATGCATACACAAACTAGCTGGGAATTGTGAGTCATTCCAAATAAGTAGTTTTTAATTATGTAATTTAGTATGAAGGtatatttggatttttttatcaatccttAGCAACAAACATAATGTTTTGGCAATTTAACCTTATAACGATTTCATATTGAACAGTTTAAAACCAAACGGAAGCTATTATCAACTTTATCCTTGTATGTTGAAGCAATAGGAACATTTACACGACATTGATTTCGCTTTGGACTCGATAAGCTCGCATGTCTTTCATGCCATTAATAGTAAATCAAACGAATAAACCGAATAAAGGAATTGAATTTCCAGCAGACATGTTTCCACAGCAACGTTTagttgtttatttactagaaatgaTTTATTAAAGTTTTCTTCGCTTCTCTTTCGCATTTATTCCATGAGCTGGCTTAAAATCACCTAAAACAAACTtttatcgacaattcgatgcgcctaaaatataaataaactcaTTCCTCGCCATTCAAGATATGTGTTTAGAGAACGTGAAAATTGGAGGGAGTGTCACGAGTAATTAACCTGTCTGAGAAATTGAAAGGAAGAAGGGAAAATTCCTGTGAAGTTGATTTCTATTCGCAGTGACCCCcttcttttgaaaaatttatcttCGTGTTTTCCTCCACATTTTTGagggttttgaataaaaaaaaccgtCACGCTACCAAAGCAACGCACCAGAATGCCAGAATGGGCAGAAGCAAAGCGGGAAAACAAGGTGAGTTGATTGATGTTGGTAACCAAGAAGGAAATACTTTCAGGGCAAACCAGTGTCATTACAGCTCGTGATCGAACCAGCCACAGCGGCAGCAGTCGAGGCAGCTTTGGAAGCCGAACAGGACGACACAGAGCAGCCCAGTTCCTCTGGTGATTCGTCACCATCCAAGAGCATTAAGACCTCTTCTGGTAATCCACCTCGCATGGAGGAATTAAAGGATGCCAGCATCCACCATACCGCACTCAAACTCGCCGAGGATATTAAGGCAATGAAAATCTACGGTAGTCTGTATACAATGGTTCAGGTAATACTACAGGCGAAGAAAGGCTTGTtttgtatgtatatatgtatttaTACTCATGTCTTATATTCTGCTTAAATACTATAGTTATGTAGTCATCAATATTCGATTTATTGTATAGCTTGGCATTAGTGAATTTATTTAAAGGGGTTTTTAATTTAGCTGTAGAGGTTGCGATGACTTAGGTTAGTGAATTTTACAATTCGTCTATTTTGCTAAGTGCTGAAAAATtgttgcttttttttcttcatataatGCTGAAAAATTGTTGCTTTTGTCAGAATAATGAAATTCTGTTGAATGTGTGTTTTGCGGGCCTTAGCCTAATagagttcatacatattcaactCTCAAGCAGGTAACTTTGTGCGTGTTATTTATATCTTTTGTGGTTATTAGTTTACAGAGAACATAAACTTTCCAGAAGATTTTacattcaaacaaataacataatttttgCAAATATTATGTTGGAACTATTTGTATCTATTTTactgattttttatttatattattgatTAATGGATCGATACATTGGCATCtctaaaaaaattggttttttatttttgtgatgtCTGGTTCGAGAACGAACATTCAAAAGCCAACAAAGTATCGGTCATTTAAAGGTTGCTCAGTGTGCGCGAGTCAGTCtcattttttctttaatttcatACCATCCTTTTCCACTCAGTAAACATTTGAGCTTTGTGTGAACCATTTTCAGTAGGTATAAATTCACGTTCCATTTTGCTTCTGAGACCCGTCGAGTGTTCAATTTTGACAAAACTGGATTCGATTCGATGTGAAATTTCAGAAGCTTGCCTGTTCGCCTGAGGTGGATAAAGATGACATGCGACACACGCTGGAGGCTGCGATCAAAGCGAATGGACTTGAAACCGAAATTCGTAACGTCATTTACCATCTGATTCGAAACTCACTGAAGCCTGAATCAAAACCAACGCTGCCGTCCAGCGATCCGCTTAACTACTTGAAACGAGCGGGAATTCAGTGGGAGCGTCGCGTTCGTAAGTCATTAAATTCCATGTGTTCCGAATCGAAGGCGCAACTGCAGGGCCAAATGCGAATTGTTACCGACCGGGAAGAGATTCTAGCCAAATGGGATGAATTAGGCAACTACCAGATTGATCTGACAAACTACCGTCCAGTTTACGCACCGAAGGATTTACTCGATGTGCTTCTCTCCTTGAAAGGCCCCGTCAAGCAGGACGAAACAGAGTACAAACGATACTTTCGCTTCTCGTCGCAGCAAATCGCCAACAAGCTTAAACTAATTCAATCGTTTTTCAGCTTCTTGCCAAAGTGGGAATTTTCGCACATTTCCCTTCCGGTTAAAAATCTTTTCGAGCTGCGTGTACATTTTTCGGAACTGCTGCGTAACGACAACAGTGGCAGTACCGTTGATTGGTCCGTCACGTGTCAGAAGATCTTAAAGACACGACATGCACCGCTATGTCAGCAGGCACTGAAGAAAGGGATTACACCGCCTCCATTACGAGGACCACTGTGGGCCTACGTGCTTGGAAGTCAAGTGGAAGCACATGTAAGCCTAGTGCATGTTCAGGTCGTTATGGACCAAGGGTAGGATACATATGGTTCAAAGCTACTAATCTGTTTGGtacttgtttttatttaatttagaaCGTCGAGCATTGGGAAAATTTGAAACAGCAGGTACTTACAACTGAGTCCATCGTCGATAAGCTCGTGTTCAAGGACGTTCAATTAACGGCTACTAATGACGATCGTTATTTTGTGTTCGAAGATATTTTGTATCAGGTAATGATAGTTTACGGTTAAATTTCGTATTTTCCTTCATCATTGATATCTCCGCACAGATTATGCTATGCTTCAGCCGGGATGCAGAAATCAGCCAGATGATCCAAACGGAATTCACTAGCTCAGCTAAGTTTAAGCAATATGAGGGACCGGCTTGTGGTTTTGTCCCATTTCACGGGATTTGTATGCTGGCAGCTCCGTTCTGCTACTTATACGATAATCCAGTGTCTCTGTATTTCACGTTTCGCATTTTTTATGTACGCTATTGTTATCGGTTAACAACTATTAATACTCATCCACAAGGTATTGTCAGTCTGTGCTTGTTGTTCGAGAAACTCTTGCAGACTCATGAGCCACAATTATGGTCACATTTCCGTGAGTTGCAGATTCAACCGTAAGTGATTAGGTTTCATGAGATTCGTGGGGGAGTTGATTTCTTTGTTGTGCTTATATACTTTTAGAATACGCGTTGTTTTCAAATGGCTTATGCGTGCTTTCAGTGGCCACTTGCCACCGGAGCAATTACTCATTCTATGGGATCTTATTCTTGGCTACGACAGTTTAGAGATTCTGTCGCTTCTGTCCCTTATAATAATGAGCTTTCGCAGAGAAAGCCTAATGCAGGTGGTGACCTTGGAGAACATCGAAGCTATTTTGTCGGACCTGTCTTCCGTTAAGGTGCTACCCTTGATACAGCTGACACTGTCGCGAGACTGAGTGCTGCGAAACATTTTCATGCTTGAAAATGATTAAAAGAAGAGGTTTGTGGGAAACAATGGTGCAATTGTTTGAATGATTTTGCCAGTAATGAAAATAGACGAACTATTAGTAATGAACCACCTGGTTTATGTTAGTATCAATTAATAGTTGAATTAGCAAGAATCattaatattaataaaaatacGTGATCTCTGATCGTAATACATTTTGTCGCAACTATATAGTGTGAttagaaataaaattaaaaatagtttaACTAGCGaacttttgttttttcttctttttttgtcGTTGTTGCTtaacttttcaataaatttttagaTTGCTACTGCGCCTAAGTTCAAAGTCGAATCGTAATCTAGATGATTTAAACAGAAATCACAATTTCGGTATATGTTTCCTTCAAGTTCCATCTATTAAATAATCATGTGCCAGAGCTATCTACAAGTTTTAAACAATCAAGTCTctatttttcttctgtttttgaCAAGAACGACTATCAAGATTTAATGTTTTGAACAATGTATCTCGCTACTTACCGGCTCATTTCGCTGCTACCAATTTTTAGGCTTGAAGCTCAGCTTGGAAAGCCAGGATGATGAGCTGGAATCTTCAATTCCTTTTAGTTCGGAAGCTTGTGCTTCTTTGATGCCAGCTTCCTTTAGTTGCTCGATTAACTTCTGCCGAAAAATCACTTTGTGTGGTCGTTTGTCTTCTTGTGCGTTGAGCTGAAGTTGGATTTTTTTAATCGCTTCAACGTACGTTAGACCGTACCATTCGATTTCTTCCGCTGTGTATTGGGATAGATAGCAGGAGTACTCTGTAATGATTGCCTGTTGTTTTTCTGGTTGGTCAGCATATTTGGGACATCCCGCCTGAAGATCTAATAACACCTTCTTCTTCAATTTGATGGCTAACATGGAACGAAGGTCGCACGCTGGCGTTTTCAGTAAATAGTGATCGAAACCATGGTTATCGTGGATCTGTTCTAATGTTCGATCTGTTACCGTTACAGCCATATACTCGTCTAGTATCTGACTATGCAGAACCGAGCGCTTCAATACAGGAACCCAGAAGTGCGGAACACGACGCTTGTAAGGGTTTCGTTTTTGGAAACCTTTTACAATTGCTTCTCCACCCCAAATGCCTTTGTGGGCTTCCAATGGGTAAAGCAAAGGCAGTGGTATGTTCTGAATCGGCGTGACAAGTCCGGTGGCATCTTCACGCTGAAACATTCCTGTTGAAAGTAAATGTATTAGTTCGCATTTCACATTTCATTCACATTATTATATCCTACCATCCTTAGGAACATAATGAACAGCTGCTGGTTGGCGATTTTTCCATTCGTCCCAAAATTTTTTGTACGCAAGTGGCAGTTGAGCTCCTAAACCTTCcgtaaatttttttgatttgcGTAATCCAAAGAGCAAATTTGCACCCTGTGAAAAAGAATGATAATAATTTCTGAAGTGACCGACACATGCTAATGTTAGTAGAAAATGAACATTTGCAATAGGAtgatgaaacaagaaaaaaaaaaaagatttctgGTGTATATTTTAAGGTGCATGTTACCTGCGGAGTGGCTGATGCCATTGGAACTTCGTGATCAAATTATGTAAGAGTCGTGTTTACAAGCAGTTTTTCCCAAAATTTGCTACGTGATTTAATGAACAACAGCTATCTTTCGCGTTGAGGATAAAAATATTGCTGTTGATCGCATTGACTTGATAGATTTGACAAtgaaatgacaagaaaaatataatcatgagAAGAAGCGAAAGAAGAACACGACACGCCCTTCAGAAAATTATACTCGACAACAGATTCCGTTCACATTCAGTTGTATTTATTTGTTAACATGCAAATGCTCGATTGTTTTGTAACGACAGAAAAAAGAATCgaattgaattgtaaaatgtcCCGACCAATCTCTTTCGTTACTGGCAATGCTAAAAAACTAGAGGAAGTAAGATCTATTTTGGGAAGCAAGTTCTGTCGAGAAATCATAGCAGTGAAGTTAGACTTGCCGGAGCTGCAAGGGAAAATCGATGACATATGTAGAAAGAAATGTATGGAAGCTGCAAGACTTGTTAAAGGACCAGTACTGGTAGAAGACACCAGCCTGTGCTTTAGTGCCCTAAAAGGACTTCCCGGTAGGTACTTTTTTCTCATATCTCAGTAATTAAATTAATAGTTATTTGTTGATTCAGGGCCATACATTAAATGGTTTTTGGACAAGTTAGAACCAGAGGGACTGCATAAGCTGTTGGACGGATGGGAGGATAAATCTGCGCAAGCAGTATGCACTTTCGCTTACGCCCCAGATGAGAATGGAGAAGTGATCCTTTTCCAAGGACGCACCGATGGGGAAATAGTGTTCCCCCGTGGTTGTCGCGATTTCGGATGGGATCCTATTTTCCAACCGATAGGCTTTAAACAAACATATGCTGAACTACCAAAGGAAAAAAAGAATACAATCTCACACAGGTTTAGAGCCTTAGATAAAGTTAGAGATTATTTCGAAATGCAGTCTAAAGAATAGCTTAGATAGTTAAATTCATATTACTGTACAAATAACTGAGACTCGTAGAATgggaattttatcaattttaaggAAATTTGACTGGGTTAAACCCAAATTGCAAATATGTAGTTCTTTTTAAATATATCTCAATATCAGCACCTAATTAGATCTTTTAGCGGCAACTACGCGGCTGTTTGACTTAGATAATCTTTACAttgtaataaaataacttaATTATTCTCAAGATTAGTAATACATAGAGTATCATTCCTTGTAACATAAatcgaccaaatttttatcagtAAAACAAATTAGCTTCATGAGTATAATAAGATGTGACTTGAGGTTTCCAACATTCGTGCGAAAAGATCGATTTGAATAGATGCATAGCATTTTACATGATGTAGGGTAACgtttctattatcgtcaggtcaGGGGAGTAAAAGATGTCCTAGAGCGATAGTTTTCTGCATGATGGTCCTTCATGTTGCGGAGCTTTTTCCTGTAAAAGATAAGTTCTCTACGACTTCGTTAGGCTTTTGGAAACAAATAGGACAAACCTGAGAAAATAAGGTAAGCAAACTGTTCTCAGAACTCAATTATGAAATGTAATTTATGTAATTGTATaattgtttttacaaaaatatgttacagccaattttgaacaattaaaATGAAGCGATTAGCAGTGGGTTGGGTTTGGCGCTTCAAAGCCTTCAAAGGCTTCAAAGAGATCATTAACGTGAACGCACCCTGCAACACAAAATATCTGTATGTATCAAAGGTGCCAGTTTCGCAGATAAGCCTTCACTgcacaaaaaattgaaaatttaactCCTGGCATTTGCTACGCATATGTTGCGTTTTCGACTATTGAAAATTCATTTACAAAATGCAGGCCTTTGGTGTTCTTTTAATCTGCAGTTTTTCGTTTGTACacacttttgaatattttagtaACCCCTGGTAATGTTATTCTTTGagtggtttttttttcgaatttcgtgCAACATCTGGCAACTTTGGCTAGATTTCCATAAGTGCCGGTTTGACGTTTAATCTTAAACAAAACGAACACGTCTTAACTTTCGTGTTGTTCGTGGTAGtcagcagggatgccacatgtacagattaatctgtattttacaggtttttggccgaagtaacggtacagaatctggatatacagattttcgtcgaaaagtacagatttacagatttttcgaaattgacatcaatttttaaaaacaatccaaattttatttcattaaatattaagcaaattgaacatattttcaactcctcacacattttaaactaaacatttcgtttatgtaccataaaaacttgaaaaatacaaagttctttatgtttaaacaatacggattttattttacagatatttctgttccagatacagatgctcagattttttcaagggaaaacacagatttaaatgtggcaaccctggtaGTCAGTCAAGCGGCCGCTATATTATGTGCT from Wyeomyia smithii strain HCP4-BCI-WySm-NY-G18 chromosome 3, ASM2978416v1, whole genome shotgun sequence encodes the following:
- the LOC129730080 gene encoding TBC1 domain family member 19 isoform X1: MPEWAEAKRENKLVIEPATAAAVEAALEAEQDDTEQPSSSGDSSPSKSIKTSSGNPPRMEELKDASIHHTALKLAEDIKAMKIYGSLYTMVQKLACSPEVDKDDMRHTLEAAIKANGLETEIRNVIYHLIRNSLKPESKPTLPSSDPLNYLKRAGIQWERRVRKSLNSMCSESKAQLQGQMRIVTDREEILAKWDELGNYQIDLTNYRPVYAPKDLLDVLLSLKGPVKQDETEYKRYFRFSSQQIANKLKLIQSFFSFLPKWEFSHISLPVKNLFELRVHFSELLRNDNSGSTVDWSVTCQKILKTRHAPLCQQALKKGITPPPLRGPLWAYVLGSQVEAHNVEHWENLKQQVLTTESIVDKLVFKDVQLTATNDDRYFVFEDILYQIMLCFSRDAEISQMIQTEFTSSAKFKQYEGPACGFVPFHGICMLAAPFCYLYDNPVSLYFTFRIFYVRYCYRLTTINTHPQGIVSLCLLFEKLLQTHEPQLWSHFRELQIQPIRVVFKWLMRAFSGHLPPEQLLILWDLILGYDSLEILSLLSLIIMSFRRESLMQVVTLENIEAILSDLSSVKVLPLIQLTLSRD
- the LOC129730081 gene encoding 39S ribosomal protein L28, mitochondrial; this translates as MASATPQGANLLFGLRKSKKFTEGLGAQLPLAYKKFWDEWKNRQPAAVHYVPKDGMFQREDATGLVTPIQNIPLPLLYPLEAHKGIWGGEAIVKGFQKRNPYKRRVPHFWVPVLKRSVLHSQILDEYMAVTVTDRTLEQIHDNHGFDHYLLKTPACDLRSMLAIKLKKKVLLDLQAGCPKYADQPEKQQAIITEYSCYLSQYTAEEIEWYGLTYVEAIKKIQLQLNAQEDKRPHKVIFRQKLIEQLKEAGIKEAQASELKGIEDSSSSSWLSKLSFKPKNW
- the LOC129730080 gene encoding TBC1 domain family member 19 isoform X2 — translated: MPEWAEAKRENKLVIEPATAAAVEAALEAEQDDTEQPSSSGDSSPSKSIKTSSGNPPRMEELKDASIHHTALKLAEDIKAMKIYGSLYTMVQKLACSPEVDKDDMRHTLEAAIKANGLETEIRNVIYHLIRNSLKPESKPTLPSSDPLNYLKRAGIQWERRVRKSLNSMCSESKAQLQGQMRIVTDREEILAKWDELGNYQIDLTNYRPVYAPKDLLDVLLSLKGPVKQDETDFLPKWEFSHISLPVKNLFELRVHFSELLRNDNSGSTVDWSVTCQKILKTRHAPLCQQALKKGITPPPLRGPLWAYVLGSQVEAHNVEHWENLKQQVLTTESIVDKLVFKDVQLTATNDDRYFVFEDILYQIMLCFSRDAEISQMIQTEFTSSAKFKQYEGPACGFVPFHGICMLAAPFCYLYDNPVSLYFTFRIFYVRYCYRLTTINTHPQGIVSLCLLFEKLLQTHEPQLWSHFRELQIQPIRVVFKWLMRAFSGHLPPEQLLILWDLILGYDSLEILSLLSLIIMSFRRESLMQVVTLENIEAILSDLSSVKVLPLIQLTLSRD
- the LOC129730083 gene encoding inosine triphosphate pyrophosphatase; this encodes MQMLDCFVTTEKRIELNCKMSRPISFVTGNAKKLEEVRSILGSKFCREIIAVKLDLPELQGKIDDICRKKCMEAARLVKGPVLVEDTSLCFSALKGLPGPYIKWFLDKLEPEGLHKLLDGWEDKSAQAVCTFAYAPDENGEVILFQGRTDGEIVFPRGCRDFGWDPIFQPIGFKQTYAELPKEKKNTISHRFRALDKVRDYFEMQSKE
- the LOC129730080 gene encoding TBC1 domain family member 19 isoform X3, whose product is MRHTLEAAIKANGLETEIRNVIYHLIRNSLKPESKPTLPSSDPLNYLKRAGIQWERRVRKSLNSMCSESKAQLQGQMRIVTDREEILAKWDELGNYQIDLTNYRPVYAPKDLLDVLLSLKGPVKQDETEYKRYFRFSSQQIANKLKLIQSFFSFLPKWEFSHISLPVKNLFELRVHFSELLRNDNSGSTVDWSVTCQKILKTRHAPLCQQALKKGITPPPLRGPLWAYVLGSQVEAHNVEHWENLKQQVLTTESIVDKLVFKDVQLTATNDDRYFVFEDILYQIMLCFSRDAEISQMIQTEFTSSAKFKQYEGPACGFVPFHGICMLAAPFCYLYDNPVSLYFTFRIFYVRYCYRLTTINTHPQGIVSLCLLFEKLLQTHEPQLWSHFRELQIQPIRVVFKWLMRAFSGHLPPEQLLILWDLILGYDSLEILSLLSLIIMSFRRESLMQVVTLENIEAILSDLSSVKVLPLIQLTLSRD